A single genomic interval of Aureliella helgolandensis harbors:
- a CDS encoding endonuclease/exonuclease/phosphatase family protein — protein sequence MKLATWNLESSRSLSPERAAAFREAIKEVDADVWVLTETCARFSPGDQYHLVAQSGPATDLKASSDRRWVSIWSRFDGSPLEIQIQTDRMACVLLQEPNGRDTLIVGTLLPWLSDSLWPGAKGFCDALGEQVDEWTRLNAMHPGSDLVVAGDLNQSLPYQQYYGSIAGASALSDALRTRGLLCQTEGSDPSTSKPRIDHLCIRRSMVDTTAKPAVESWPVPCIQGRPISDHAGVSIHLNPPTNERQETVQ from the coding sequence GTGAAATTAGCAACTTGGAATCTGGAGTCCTCCAGAAGTCTTTCGCCTGAACGGGCAGCAGCATTCCGAGAGGCAATTAAAGAGGTCGATGCCGACGTCTGGGTGCTTACAGAAACATGTGCGAGATTCTCCCCGGGAGATCAGTATCACCTCGTGGCCCAGTCCGGCCCTGCTACGGATTTGAAGGCGTCGTCTGATCGGCGTTGGGTCTCGATCTGGTCACGGTTCGATGGCTCGCCATTGGAAATTCAAATACAGACAGACCGCATGGCTTGCGTATTGCTCCAGGAGCCTAACGGAAGAGACACGCTAATCGTGGGGACGCTACTTCCGTGGCTAAGCGACTCCCTCTGGCCCGGTGCTAAAGGATTTTGTGATGCTCTTGGTGAACAAGTCGATGAGTGGACCAGGCTAAATGCGATGCATCCCGGTTCAGATCTGGTTGTTGCAGGCGACCTCAACCAATCACTTCCCTACCAGCAATATTACGGCTCGATAGCGGGGGCGAGTGCCCTCAGTGACGCGTTGCGAACTCGCGGTCTACTCTGCCAGACCGAGGGAAGCGATCCCTCAACCAGTAAACCGAGAATCGACCATCTGTGCATCAGGAGAAGTATGGTCGACACTACCGCTAAGCCTGCGGTAGAGTCCTGGCCAGTTCCTTGCATACAGGGACGCCCAATTAGCGACCATGCTGGTGTTAGTATTCACTTGAATCCACCGACCAATGAACGCCAGGAAACCGTGCAGTAA